The proteins below are encoded in one region of Brachyspira intermedia PWS/A:
- a CDS encoding class I SAM-dependent methyltransferase: MICEVCGSNNYTEIGIIKNIWKNDKKVYQCSNCRLYFIDQPTDEEIYLLYKNEYHNNIKNKLFEKAKSKMRYARSLSQFNFLNKYIECKNKKVCEIGAFDGLLLSIFKKYGCDVYGYELNDNARDYAKAKYNIDLEPNFLESEEKYDIIMLSHVIEHFKNPFEILLKIKNMLKPNGYLYIEVPNSPMKDQCSYDMLMRYLSTEHIVNFNKDNLIKFIEKSGLNIIECNYSNYKVPVNNELLRANILEGSLPNMNNMFSFSIFALKMLISPKSIFIDYSDNNNIWSYGENIRVISNLKN, encoded by the coding sequence ATGATATGTGAGGTTTGCGGAAGTAATAATTATACTGAAATCGGTATTATTAAAAATATATGGAAGAATGATAAAAAAGTTTATCAATGCAGTAATTGCAGGCTTTATTTTATAGATCAGCCCACTGATGAAGAAATATATCTTCTGTATAAGAATGAATATCATAATAATATAAAAAATAAATTATTTGAAAAAGCTAAAAGCAAAATGCGTTATGCTAGAAGCTTATCGCAGTTTAATTTCTTAAACAAGTATATTGAGTGTAAAAATAAAAAAGTATGTGAAATAGGTGCTTTTGATGGTTTATTATTGAGTATATTTAAAAAATATGGATGTGATGTTTACGGTTATGAACTCAATGATAATGCCAGAGATTATGCCAAAGCTAAATATAACATTGATTTAGAACCTAACTTTTTAGAAAGTGAAGAAAAATATGATATAATAATGCTTTCGCATGTTATAGAACATTTTAAAAATCCATTTGAAATATTATTAAAAATTAAAAATATGCTTAAACCTAATGGATATTTATATATTGAAGTGCCTAATTCTCCTATGAAAGATCAATGCAGTTATGATATGCTTATGAGATATTTATCTACTGAGCATATTGTAAATTTTAATAAGGACAATCTTATAAAATTTATAGAAAAATCAGGATTAAATATAATAGAATGCAATTACAGTAATTATAAAGTTCCTGTAAATAATGAATTACTTAGAGCAAATATATTAGAGGGTAGTTTGCCTAATATGAATAATATGTTTTCTTTTTCTATTTTCGCATTAAAAATGCTTATTTCTCCAAAATCTATATTTATAGATTATAGTGATAATAATAACATATGGTCTTATGGAGAAAATATAAGAGTCATATCAAATCTTAAAAATTAA
- a CDS encoding ribosome assembly cofactor RimP codes for MNNNKTKPQKQKEYGREPKRKKLKNKEKLNKKIDNNIIDEALLFNGIKDVLEENNIYLLDLKVRAISDNKKVYAVIFKKKESVSHTHCIETTRKIQDCIKANGYDEGDYTITVSSAGFRWKFNDRYELFEDMPIKIKYRSGEEFITAYAMLKKSEDDCIIISITDENNVINEKNIKILKKIL; via the coding sequence ATGAATAATAATAAAACTAAACCTCAAAAACAAAAAGAATACGGCAGAGAGCCTAAGAGAAAGAAATTAAAAAATAAAGAAAAGTTAAATAAAAAAATAGATAATAATATAATAGACGAAGCTTTATTGTTTAATGGTATAAAAGATGTTTTAGAGGAAAATAATATATATTTACTTGATTTGAAAGTAAGAGCTATTTCTGATAATAAAAAGGTATATGCTGTTATTTTCAAGAAAAAGGAAAGTGTATCTCATACTCATTGTATAGAGACTACTAGAAAGATTCAGGATTGTATAAAGGCTAATGGTTATGATGAGGGTGATTATACTATAACAGTTTCTTCTGCGGGATTTAGATGGAAATTCAATGATAGATATGAATTATTTGAGGATATGCCTATAAAAATAAAATATAGGAGCGGTGAGGAATTTATTACTGCTTATGCAATGTTGAAAAAGTCTGAAGATGACTGCATTATAATAAGTATAACCGATGAAAATAATGTTATTAATGAAAAAAATATAAAAATATTAAAAAAGATATTATAA
- the nusA gene encoding transcription termination factor NusA gives MFENVGTYLQLVSDEKDISVDLLKEVIASTMELALKKKYGDDIKFHIHFDNKNNPTVYKGASVVEEVRNKNKEISLEEAKKLDQDINLGDEVLILVDQVEAFGRIESTVARTAFFQKISELEKNLIYNEFKRRENQLVNGYFQREHRGTIYINLGKTEGELQKKDQSPREHYTVGDRIRAYIYKVQGGKDEKGKEVHTKILLTRTKPDFIKKLFELEIPEIADGTIEIKNVVRQPGLKIKVAVASNKPEVDPIGACIGQKGIRIQSIIKEIEGEKIDVVKWSKDIREYIAEAITPAKPIRIIITDPEKKEAMIIIPDEQLSLALGKSGYNVKLASQLTGYYFDIKTETDIKENPELLKDIVPLNQIFSDTTEEVQAADEELETAEVFESNLYSLQGIDEAIIKTLIDNNINSIEELYNMSVEDIMEKTNLEKDVVDNLMLVMKDVVEVVEASDDEYETTSEEVVEEIEVYECPNCGSSITEDMTKCPKCGIELSFE, from the coding sequence ATGTTTGAAAATGTTGGAACTTATTTACAGCTAGTTTCTGATGAAAAAGATATCAGTGTAGATCTTTTAAAAGAGGTTATAGCATCTACTATGGAATTAGCTTTGAAAAAGAAATATGGTGATGATATAAAATTTCATATTCATTTTGACAATAAGAATAATCCTACTGTATATAAGGGTGCTAGTGTTGTAGAAGAAGTTAGAAATAAAAATAAAGAAATATCTTTAGAAGAGGCTAAGAAATTAGATCAGGATATTAATTTGGGCGATGAAGTTTTAATACTTGTTGATCAGGTTGAAGCATTCGGAAGAATAGAAAGTACAGTAGCTAGAACAGCATTTTTCCAAAAAATTTCTGAATTAGAAAAAAATCTTATATACAATGAGTTTAAAAGAAGAGAAAATCAGCTTGTAAACGGATATTTCCAGAGAGAACATAGAGGAACTATCTACATAAACTTAGGAAAAACAGAAGGAGAATTACAGAAAAAAGACCAATCTCCTAGAGAACATTATACTGTTGGTGATAGAATAAGAGCATATATATATAAAGTTCAGGGCGGTAAAGATGAGAAGGGTAAAGAGGTTCATACAAAAATATTGCTTACTAGAACTAAGCCTGACTTTATAAAGAAACTTTTTGAATTAGAAATACCTGAAATTGCTGACGGTACTATAGAAATTAAAAATGTGGTAAGACAGCCAGGATTAAAAATAAAAGTTGCAGTTGCATCTAATAAGCCTGAAGTTGATCCTATAGGTGCTTGCATCGGTCAAAAAGGTATTCGTATACAGTCTATAATCAAGGAAATAGAAGGCGAAAAAATAGATGTTGTAAAATGGTCTAAAGATATAAGAGAATATATTGCTGAGGCTATAACTCCAGCTAAGCCTATAAGAATTATCATTACAGACCCTGAAAAGAAAGAAGCTATGATTATTATACCTGATGAACAGCTTTCTCTTGCTTTGGGTAAAAGCGGTTATAATGTAAAATTAGCTTCTCAGCTTACAGGATATTATTTTGATATAAAAACAGAAACAGATATTAAAGAAAATCCTGAATTATTAAAAGATATAGTTCCTTTGAATCAAATATTCTCAGATACTACAGAAGAAGTTCAAGCTGCTGATGAAGAATTAGAAACAGCAGAAGTATTTGAAAGTAACTTATATTCTTTACAGGGTATTGATGAAGCTATTATAAAAACTCTCATAGATAATAATATCAATTCTATAGAAGAATTATATAATATGTCTGTAGAAGATATAATGGAAAAAACTAATCTCGAAAAAGATGTTGTTGATAATTTAATGCTTGTAATGAAAGATGTTGTTGAGGTTGTAGAAGCTTCTGATGATGAATACGAAACTACTTCTGAAGAAGTTGTTGAAGAGATAGAAGTGTATGAATGTCCTAACTGCGGATCTAGCATTACAGAAGATATGACTAAATGTCCTAAATGTGGAATTGAGCTTTCTTTTGAATAA
- a CDS encoding methyl-accepting chemotaxis protein, producing MKNKLMIKFLAPFIIFLLLLFVVIYIFYKPLYKSRFLREKNLQALEAKTRTEGYVEELKNTIYVMDAYLSSNPNWEEFGNFITNVQKLNEGYLNVYFGNSTPYPQGGVFMNTLEVYPRTYDQTSRDWYKDSVATNNIMISDPYIDFAVNKLTITFGKAVYTNGSLKGVCAIDFANINTITESLKKNFEDEIYIVSDKGIFMTHDNKDYILDETNNLFTYPIFADFKNNLSSHIGDLDIIGNEWYSIKKTDNAPWILVFKGSADIFYSQFRFLMLSFFLCIFLLIVLEFLLVARIVIPLSNNLYHAITIMTLMQDGRFDSQFEERDLKRKDVSGTLANSINDMQHIMYTIVSELKDNISLINDSSEKISRGIDNLSDRTSSQAAAVEEITSSIENLLTAISSTSKNSYNAKNMSSKVTESTQNGVAAVNEISHNMIEISESSKEISNITKLIQSIAFQTNILALNAAVEAARAGDQGRGFAVVASEIRSLAQNVNEAAGNITSIIENTVSKIEVGDESVRKSLDILVEIENSAKEVADILIHIYEATSEEEESVKQINTAMNELNKITQENAELVNDSSLLGKDVVNGTTNLSSELEYFKLDKNFK from the coding sequence ATGAAAAATAAATTAATGATCAAATTTTTAGCTCCTTTCATAATATTTCTTCTGTTGTTATTCGTTGTTATATATATTTTTTATAAGCCTTTATATAAATCTAGATTTTTAAGAGAAAAGAATCTTCAAGCATTAGAGGCAAAAACTAGAACAGAAGGATATGTTGAAGAATTAAAAAATACTATTTATGTTATGGATGCATATTTATCATCTAATCCTAATTGGGAGGAATTTGGTAATTTTATTACTAATGTTCAGAAACTTAATGAAGGTTATTTGAATGTATATTTTGGAAATAGCACTCCATATCCTCAAGGTGGAGTTTTTATGAATACTTTGGAAGTTTATCCCCGTACTTATGATCAAACTTCTAGAGATTGGTATAAAGATTCTGTAGCCACTAATAATATAATGATTAGTGATCCTTATATAGATTTTGCTGTTAATAAACTTACTATTACATTTGGAAAGGCTGTTTATACCAATGGAAGTTTAAAAGGCGTATGTGCAATAGATTTTGCGAATATAAATACCATAACTGAAAGTTTAAAGAAAAATTTTGAAGATGAAATTTATATAGTTTCTGATAAGGGTATTTTTATGACTCATGATAATAAAGATTATATCCTAGATGAAACTAATAATTTATTTACATATCCTATATTCGCTGATTTTAAAAATAATTTATCATCTCATATAGGTGATTTAGATATAATAGGTAATGAATGGTATTCTATTAAAAAAACTGATAATGCTCCTTGGATACTAGTATTTAAAGGAAGTGCCGATATATTTTATTCTCAATTCAGATTTTTAATGCTAAGCTTCTTTTTATGTATATTTTTACTTATAGTATTAGAATTTCTTTTAGTTGCTAGAATAGTAATACCATTATCAAATAATTTATATCATGCTATTACAATAATGACATTGATGCAGGATGGAAGATTTGACAGTCAATTTGAAGAAAGAGATTTAAAAAGAAAAGATGTTTCAGGTACTTTAGCTAATTCTATTAATGATATGCAGCATATAATGTATACCATTGTTTCTGAATTGAAGGATAATATATCATTAATTAATGATTCTTCTGAAAAGATATCAAGAGGTATAGATAATTTATCAGATAGAACTTCTTCTCAGGCTGCAGCTGTTGAAGAGATAACTAGTTCTATAGAAAATTTACTTACTGCTATTTCAAGTACTTCCAAAAATTCTTATAATGCTAAGAATATGAGTTCTAAAGTTACAGAGTCTACACAGAATGGGGTAGCTGCTGTTAATGAAATATCACATAATATGATTGAAATTTCAGAGTCTAGTAAAGAAATATCAAATATCACAAAGTTAATACAATCAATAGCTTTTCAAACTAATATATTAGCATTAAATGCGGCAGTTGAAGCTGCACGTGCTGGTGATCAAGGAAGAGGATTTGCTGTTGTTGCTTCAGAAATAAGAAGTTTAGCACAAAATGTTAATGAAGCTGCTGGAAATATTACAAGCATTATAGAAAATACTGTTTCAAAAATAGAGGTTGGAGACGAATCTGTAAGAAAATCTTTGGATATACTTGTAGAAATAGAAAATTCTGCTAAAGAAGTTGCTGATATATTGATTCATATATACGAGGCTACATCTGAAGAGGAGGAAAGTGTAAAACAGATTAATACAGCTATGAATGAATTAAATAAAATCACTCAGGAAAATGCTGAATTAGTTAATGATAGTTCCTTACTTGGAAAAGATGTTGTTAATGGAACAACTAATTTGTCATCTGAATTAGAGTATTTCAAATTGGATAAAAATTTCAAATAA